From one Mycobacterium colombiense CECT 3035 genomic stretch:
- a CDS encoding acyl-CoA carboxylase subunit beta, with amino-acid sequence MAPAPIQHTTAEKLAELHARLELAKEPGGEKAVAKRDKKGIPSARARIHALVDPGTFLETGALAKTPNDPNALYGDGCVTGHAMIDGRPVGVFSHDQTVFQGTVGEMFGRKVARLMEWCAMVGCPIVGIQDSGGARIQDAVTSLAWYAELGRRHEALSGLVPQISLIFGKCAGGAVYSPIQDDLLVSVRDQGYFFVTGPDVIREVTGEDVTLDELGGSDAQARNGNIHQVVNSEAEAFQYVRDFLSFLPSSAVSEPPIVNPGLEPETTPTDLELDSIVPDSDNMAYDMHEILLRIFDDGDFLDVAAQHGPAIITGFARVDGRPVGVIANQPMYLSGSIDNEASDKAARFIRFCDAFNVPLVFVVDTPGFLPGAEQEKNGIIKRGGRFLYSVVEADVPKVTITVRKSYGGAYAVMGSRQLTADFNFAWPTARIAVIGAEGAAQLLMKRFPDPTTPEAQQIKKDFIEGYNLNMAIPWTAAERGFIDAVIDPHETRLLLRKSMRLLREKQLWFRTARKHGLIPI; translated from the coding sequence ATGGCGCCAGCTCCCATTCAGCACACCACCGCCGAGAAGCTGGCCGAGCTCCACGCTCGCCTGGAACTGGCCAAAGAGCCCGGCGGTGAGAAGGCCGTCGCCAAGCGCGACAAGAAGGGCATCCCGAGCGCCCGCGCCCGCATCCACGCGCTGGTCGACCCGGGCACCTTCCTGGAGACCGGCGCGCTGGCCAAGACGCCGAACGACCCGAACGCCCTCTACGGCGACGGATGCGTGACCGGGCACGCCATGATCGACGGCCGCCCGGTCGGGGTGTTCTCCCACGACCAGACGGTGTTCCAGGGCACGGTGGGCGAGATGTTCGGCCGCAAGGTGGCCAGGCTGATGGAGTGGTGCGCGATGGTCGGCTGCCCGATCGTCGGCATCCAGGACTCCGGCGGCGCGCGGATTCAGGACGCCGTCACCTCGCTGGCGTGGTACGCCGAGCTGGGCCGCCGCCACGAGGCATTGAGCGGGCTGGTGCCGCAGATCTCCCTGATCTTCGGCAAATGCGCTGGGGGAGCGGTGTATTCGCCGATCCAGGACGACCTGCTGGTGTCGGTGCGCGACCAGGGCTACTTCTTCGTCACCGGGCCGGACGTGATCCGGGAGGTCACCGGCGAAGACGTCACGCTCGACGAGCTCGGCGGCTCCGACGCGCAGGCCCGCAACGGCAACATCCACCAGGTGGTGAACTCCGAGGCCGAGGCCTTCCAGTACGTGCGCGACTTCCTGTCGTTCCTGCCGTCGAGCGCCGTCAGCGAGCCGCCGATCGTCAACCCGGGCCTGGAGCCGGAGACCACCCCGACCGATCTAGAGCTCGACTCGATCGTGCCGGACTCGGACAACATGGCCTACGACATGCACGAGATCCTGCTGCGGATCTTCGACGACGGCGACTTCCTCGACGTGGCCGCCCAGCACGGGCCCGCCATCATCACCGGGTTCGCCCGCGTCGACGGGCGCCCGGTGGGCGTGATCGCCAACCAGCCGATGTACCTGTCCGGGTCGATCGACAACGAGGCCTCCGACAAGGCGGCGCGGTTCATTCGGTTCTGCGACGCGTTCAATGTCCCGCTGGTGTTCGTGGTGGACACGCCGGGCTTCCTGCCGGGCGCCGAGCAGGAGAAGAACGGCATCATCAAGCGCGGCGGCCGGTTCCTGTACTCGGTCGTCGAGGCCGACGTGCCGAAGGTGACCATCACGGTCCGCAAGTCCTACGGCGGCGCCTACGCCGTGATGGGGTCGCGGCAGCTCACCGCCGACTTCAACTTCGCCTGGCCGACCGCGCGCATCGCGGTGATCGGCGCCGAGGGGGCCGCGCAGCTGCTGATGAAGCGGTTCCCCGACCCCACCACGCCCGAGGCGCAGCAGATCAAGAAGGACTTCATCGAGGGCTACAACCTCAACATGGCGATCCCGTGGACCGCCGCCGAGCGCGGCTTCATCGACGCGGTCATCGACCCGCACGAGACCCGGCTGCTGCTGCGCAAGTCGATGAGGCTGCTGCGGGAGAAGCAGCTGTGGTTCCGCACGGCGCGCAAGCACGGCCTCATCCCGATCTGA
- the pks13 gene encoding polyketide synthase Pks13 (Pks13 is a key enzyme in mycolic acid biosynthesis.) produces the protein MTVPEMRQWLRNWVGRAVGRSPDDIDESVPMVELGLASRDAVAMAADIEDLTGVTLSVAVAFQHPTIESLATRIIEGEPEVPDDELDAADWTRTGPAERVDIAIVGLSTRLPGDMNSPDETWAALMEGRDAITDLPEGRWSEFLEEPRIAQRVGTARTRGGYLKDIKGFDSEFFAVAKTEADNIDPQQRMALELTWEALEHARIPASSLRGEAVGVYVGFSNNDYQFLAVSDPTVAHPYAITGTASSIIANRVSYFYDFRGPSVALDTACSSSLVATHQAVQALRNGECDVAVAGGVNALLTPLVTLGFDEIGAVLAPDGRIKSFSSDADGYTRSEGGGMFVLKRVDDARRDGDQILAVIAGSAVNHDGRSNGLIAPNQDAQAEVLRRAYKDAGIDPRTVDYIEAHGTGTVLGDPIEAEALGRIVGRGRPADRPALLGAVKTNVGHLESAAGAASLAKVVLALQHDKLPPSINFAGPSPYIDFDGMRLKVVDSASDWPRYGGYALAGVSSFGFGGANAHLVVREVLPRDVIEKEPVAAAPAAEAASETAGAPTLESHSLRFDDFGNIIPDASEAEEPEYELPGVTDEALRLKEIALEELAAQEESEPTKPLIPLAVSAFLTSRKKAAAAELADWMESPEGQASSLESIGRALSRRNHGRSRAVVLAHDHEEAVKGLRAIAEGKQKPNVFSTDGPVTSGPVWAMAGFGAQHRKMGKSLYLRNEVFAEWIEKVDALIQDERGYSILELILDDSQDYGIETSNVVIFAIQIALGELLRHHGAKPAAVVGQSLGEPASAYFAGGLSLADAARVIASRSHLMGEGEAMLFGEYIRFMALVEYSADELKTVFADFPGLEVCVYAAPSQTVIGGPPEQIDAIVARAESEGRFARKLQTKGAGHTSQMDPLLGEFSAELQGITPLSPTVGIFSTVHEGSYIKPGGAPVHDVDYWVKGMRHSVYFTHGVRNAVDSGHTTFLELAPNPVALMQIGLTTAAAGLHDAQLIPTLARKQDDVESMISAMAQLYVHGHDLDIRTLFSRAQGPEDYANIPPTRFKRKEHWLDVHFSGDGSVIMPGTHVALPDGRHVWEYAPRNGETDLAALVRSAATQVLSDAQLVASEQRAVPAAGARLVTTMTRHPGGASVQVHARIDESFTLVYDALVSRAGSNVAALPTAVGAGAAIAAPTAGAAVEAPAAPAEEPDAETLSDSLTNRYLPSSVGRWTPDSGETVGERLGMIVSAAMGYEPEDLPWEVPLIELGLDSLMAVRIKNRVEYDFDLPPIQLTAVRDANLYAIEKLIEYAIEHRDEVEQLHEHQKTLTPEEIAKEQAQLLSGATPTTAAAPAPDPQAEPETQPAPPASDATIPPPPTDPSGPKGAATNGAKPDLAGALSQEAVAKALNSDVPPRDAAERVTFATWAIVTGKSPGGIFNPLPKLDEDTAAKMAQRLSERADGTVTAEDVLTSDTIEALAEKVRQYLEAGQIDGFVRTLRARPEGSSKPAVFVFHPAGGSTVVYEPLLNRLPADTPMYGFERVEGTVQERAAQYVPKLLEMNAGKPFILAGWSLGGALAYACAIGLKRAGEDVRFVGMIDTVRAGEEIPQTQEETRKRWDRYAKFAERTFNVEIPAIPYEQLEELDDEGQVKFVLDIVQQSGVQIPGGIVEHQRTSYLDNRALETVQIEPYDGHVTLYMADRYHDDVIEFEPRYAVRQPDGGWGDYVADLEVVPIGGEHIQAIDEPIIGKVGAHLSDVLNKVEAETSQTSEVGK, from the coding sequence ATGACCGTCCCCGAGATGCGCCAGTGGCTGCGCAACTGGGTGGGCCGCGCCGTCGGGCGCTCACCCGACGACATCGACGAGTCGGTGCCGATGGTCGAGCTGGGCCTGGCGTCGCGCGACGCCGTGGCGATGGCCGCCGACATCGAGGACCTGACCGGTGTCACCCTGTCGGTCGCGGTGGCCTTCCAGCACCCGACGATCGAATCGCTGGCCACCCGCATCATCGAGGGCGAGCCGGAGGTCCCCGACGACGAGCTCGACGCCGCCGACTGGACCCGCACCGGCCCGGCCGAGCGGGTCGACATCGCGATCGTGGGCCTGTCGACCCGGCTGCCCGGGGACATGAACTCCCCGGACGAGACCTGGGCCGCGCTCATGGAGGGCCGCGACGCCATCACCGACCTGCCGGAGGGCCGCTGGTCGGAGTTCCTCGAGGAGCCGCGCATCGCCCAGCGCGTCGGCACCGCCCGCACCCGGGGTGGCTACCTGAAGGACATCAAGGGCTTCGACTCCGAGTTCTTCGCGGTCGCCAAGACCGAGGCCGACAACATCGACCCGCAGCAGCGGATGGCGCTCGAACTCACCTGGGAGGCGCTCGAACACGCCCGCATCCCGGCGTCGAGCCTGCGTGGCGAGGCCGTCGGCGTGTACGTCGGCTTCTCCAACAACGACTACCAATTCCTGGCGGTGTCCGACCCGACCGTCGCGCACCCCTACGCGATCACCGGGACGGCCAGCTCGATCATCGCCAACCGGGTGTCCTACTTCTACGACTTCCGCGGCCCGTCGGTGGCGCTGGACACCGCCTGCTCGAGCTCGCTGGTGGCCACGCACCAGGCCGTCCAGGCGCTGCGCAACGGCGAGTGCGACGTCGCGGTCGCGGGCGGCGTCAACGCGCTCCTCACCCCGCTGGTGACGCTCGGTTTCGACGAGATCGGCGCGGTGCTGGCCCCCGATGGCCGGATCAAGTCGTTCTCGTCGGACGCCGACGGCTACACCCGCTCCGAGGGTGGCGGCATGTTCGTGCTCAAGCGGGTCGACGACGCCCGCCGCGACGGCGACCAGATCCTGGCCGTGATCGCAGGCAGCGCGGTCAACCACGACGGCCGGTCCAACGGCCTGATCGCCCCCAACCAGGACGCCCAGGCCGAGGTGCTGCGCCGGGCCTACAAGGACGCGGGCATCGATCCGCGCACCGTCGACTACATCGAGGCGCACGGCACCGGCACCGTCCTGGGTGACCCGATCGAGGCCGAGGCGCTGGGCCGCATCGTCGGGCGGGGCCGCCCCGCCGACCGTCCGGCGCTGCTGGGTGCGGTGAAAACCAATGTGGGACACCTGGAGTCGGCCGCGGGCGCGGCGAGCCTGGCCAAGGTGGTGCTGGCGTTGCAGCACGACAAGCTGCCTCCGTCGATCAACTTCGCCGGCCCCAGCCCGTACATCGACTTCGACGGCATGCGCCTGAAAGTCGTTGACAGTGCCAGTGATTGGCCGCGCTACGGCGGCTACGCGCTGGCCGGGGTGTCCAGCTTCGGTTTCGGTGGGGCCAACGCGCACCTGGTGGTGCGCGAGGTGCTGCCCCGCGACGTCATCGAGAAGGAGCCCGTGGCGGCCGCGCCGGCCGCCGAGGCGGCCTCTGAAACCGCCGGAGCGCCCACGCTGGAGAGCCATTCGCTGCGGTTCGACGACTTCGGCAACATCATCCCCGACGCCTCCGAGGCCGAGGAGCCGGAGTACGAGCTGCCGGGCGTGACCGACGAGGCGCTGCGCCTCAAGGAGATCGCGCTGGAAGAGCTTGCCGCACAAGAGGAGTCGGAGCCGACCAAGCCGCTGATCCCGCTCGCGGTGTCGGCGTTCCTGACGTCACGCAAGAAGGCGGCGGCCGCCGAGCTCGCGGACTGGATGGAAAGCCCGGAGGGGCAGGCGTCGTCGCTGGAATCGATCGGCCGGGCGCTGTCGCGCCGCAACCACGGCCGATCCCGCGCGGTGGTGCTGGCCCACGATCACGAGGAGGCCGTCAAGGGCCTGCGCGCGATCGCCGAGGGCAAGCAGAAGCCCAACGTGTTCAGCACCGACGGCCCGGTGACCAGCGGCCCGGTCTGGGCGATGGCCGGTTTCGGCGCGCAGCACCGCAAGATGGGCAAGAGCCTGTACCTGCGCAACGAGGTCTTCGCCGAGTGGATCGAGAAGGTCGACGCGCTGATCCAGGACGAGCGCGGCTACTCGATTCTCGAGCTGATCCTCGACGACTCGCAGGACTACGGCATCGAGACGTCCAACGTGGTCATCTTCGCGATCCAGATCGCGCTGGGTGAGCTGCTCCGCCACCACGGCGCCAAACCCGCTGCGGTGGTTGGCCAGTCGCTCGGCGAGCCCGCGTCGGCGTACTTCGCCGGCGGCCTGTCGCTGGCGGACGCCGCCCGCGTGATCGCGTCGCGCTCGCACCTGATGGGCGAGGGCGAGGCGATGCTGTTCGGCGAGTACATCCGGTTCATGGCGCTCGTCGAGTACTCCGCCGACGAGCTCAAGACGGTGTTCGCCGACTTCCCCGGCCTGGAGGTGTGCGTCTACGCCGCACCCAGCCAGACCGTCATCGGCGGCCCGCCCGAGCAGATCGACGCGATCGTCGCCCGGGCGGAATCGGAGGGCCGCTTCGCCCGCAAGCTGCAGACCAAGGGCGCCGGCCACACCTCGCAGATGGACCCGCTGCTCGGTGAGTTCTCCGCCGAGCTGCAGGGGATTACGCCGCTGAGCCCGACGGTCGGGATCTTCTCGACGGTGCACGAGGGCAGCTACATCAAGCCCGGCGGCGCGCCGGTGCACGATGTCGACTACTGGGTCAAGGGCATGCGGCACTCGGTGTATTTCACCCACGGCGTGCGCAACGCCGTGGACAGCGGTCACACCACCTTCCTGGAGCTCGCGCCCAACCCGGTGGCGCTGATGCAGATTGGCCTGACCACCGCCGCCGCGGGTCTGCATGACGCGCAACTGATTCCGACGCTGGCCCGCAAGCAGGACGACGTCGAGTCGATGATCTCGGCGATGGCCCAGCTCTACGTCCACGGCCACGACCTGGACATCCGCACGCTGTTCAGCCGCGCGCAGGGCCCCGAAGATTACGCGAACATCCCGCCGACCCGGTTCAAGCGCAAAGAGCACTGGCTCGACGTGCACTTCTCCGGCGACGGCTCGGTGATCATGCCGGGCACCCACGTCGCGCTGCCGGACGGGCGCCACGTCTGGGAGTACGCGCCGCGCAACGGCGAGACAGATCTGGCCGCGTTGGTGAGATCCGCTGCGACCCAGGTCCTTTCGGACGCGCAGTTGGTGGCCTCCGAGCAGCGCGCAGTGCCCGCCGCGGGCGCCCGGCTGGTGACGACGATGACCCGGCACCCCGGCGGCGCCTCCGTGCAGGTGCACGCCCGCATCGACGAGTCCTTCACGCTCGTCTACGACGCGCTGGTGTCGCGGGCCGGTTCGAACGTGGCCGCGCTGCCCACCGCGGTGGGCGCCGGTGCGGCCATCGCCGCCCCGACCGCGGGTGCCGCGGTGGAGGCGCCCGCCGCGCCGGCCGAGGAGCCCGACGCCGAGACGCTGTCGGACAGCCTGACCAACCGCTACCTGCCGTCCAGCGTGGGCCGGTGGACACCGGATTCCGGCGAGACCGTCGGCGAGCGGCTGGGCATGATCGTCTCGGCGGCCATGGGTTACGAGCCCGAGGACCTGCCGTGGGAGGTGCCGCTGATCGAGCTCGGCCTGGACTCGCTGATGGCGGTGCGGATCAAGAACCGCGTCGAATACGACTTCGACCTGCCGCCAATCCAATTGACGGCGGTGCGCGACGCCAACCTGTACGCCATCGAGAAGCTGATCGAGTACGCGATCGAGCACCGCGACGAGGTCGAGCAGCTGCACGAGCACCAGAAGACGCTGACGCCCGAGGAGATCGCCAAGGAACAGGCCCAGCTGCTCAGCGGGGCAACGCCGACAACGGCCGCCGCACCCGCGCCGGACCCGCAGGCCGAGCCCGAGACTCAGCCGGCACCGCCGGCGTCGGACGCGACGATCCCGCCGCCGCCGACGGATCCGTCCGGCCCGAAGGGGGCGGCGACCAACGGCGCCAAGCCCGATCTCGCGGGGGCGCTCAGCCAGGAGGCGGTCGCCAAGGCGCTGAATTCCGATGTGCCGCCGCGTGACGCGGCCGAGCGGGTCACCTTCGCCACCTGGGCGATCGTCACGGGCAAGTCGCCGGGCGGCATCTTCAACCCGCTGCCCAAGCTCGACGAGGACACCGCGGCCAAGATGGCGCAGCGGCTGTCCGAGCGCGCCGACGGCACCGTCACCGCCGAGGACGTCCTGACGTCGGACACCATCGAGGCGCTGGCCGAGAAGGTCCGCCAGTACCTGGAGGCCGGCCAGATCGACGGCTTCGTCCGCACCCTGAGGGCGCGGCCCGAGGGCAGCTCGAAACCCGCGGTGTTCGTGTTCCATCCCGCCGGCGGTTCGACCGTGGTCTACGAGCCGCTGCTGAACCGGTTGCCCGCGGACACACCGATGTACGGGTTCGAGCGCGTGGAGGGCACCGTCCAGGAGCGGGCCGCCCAGTACGTGCCGAAGCTGTTGGAGATGAACGCCGGCAAGCCGTTCATCCTGGCCGGCTGGTCGCTCGGCGGCGCGCTCGCGTACGCGTGCGCGATCGGCTTGAAGCGCGCGGGTGAAGACGTGCGCTTCGTCGGGATGATCGACACCGTGCGCGCCGGCGAGGAGATCCCCCAGACGCAGGAGGAGACCCGCAAGCGCTGGGACCGGTACGCGAAGTTCGCCGAGCGCACCTTCAACGTCGAGATTCCGGCGATCCCCTACGAGCAGCTCGAGGAGCTCGACGACGAGGGCCAGGTCAAGTTCGTGCTGGACATCGTCCAGCAGAGCGGCGTGCAGATCCCGGGCGGCATCGTCGAGCACCAGCGGACGTCCTACCTGGACAACCGGGCGCTCGAGACCGTGCAGATCGAGCCGTACGACGGCCACGTGACCCTGTACATGGCCGACCGCTACCACGACGACGTGATCGAGTTCGAGCCGCGCTATGCGGTCCGCCAGCCCGACGGCGGCTGGGGCGACTACGTGGCCGACCTCGAGGTGGTGCCCATCGGCGGCGAACACATCCAGGCCATCGACGAACCGATCATCGGCAAGGTCGGTGCTCACCTCTCCGACGTGCTGAATAAGGTGGAGGCCGAAACCAGTCAGACGAGTGAGGTGGGCAAGTAG
- the fadD32 gene encoding long-chain-fatty-acid--AMP ligase FadD32, producing the protein MVYHNPFIVNGKIKFPDNTNLVKHVEKWAKVRGDKLAYRFLDFSTERDGVACDISWSEFSARNRAVGARLQQVTQPEDRIAVLCPQNLNYLVALFGALYAGRIAVPLFDPSEPGHVGRLHAVLDDCTPSTILTTTEAAEGVRKFIRARSAKERPRVIAVDAVPNEVASTWEPPEATENTIAYLQYTSGSTRTPTGVAITHLNLPTNVLQVLNGLEGKEADRGLSWLPFFHDMGLITALLSPVIGHNFTFMTPAAFVRRPGRWIREMARKPEDAPDCEVITVAPNFAFEHAAVRGVPKEGEPPLDLSNVKAILNGSEPVSPASMRKFYEAFSPYGLRETAIKPSYGLAEATLFVSTTPMDEAPTVIHVDRDELNKQRFVEVPADSPKAVPQVSAGIIGVDEWAVIVDPETASELPDGQIGEIWLHGNNLGIGYWGKEEETNDVFRNILKSRISQSHAEGAPDDGMWVKTGDYGTYHKGHLYIAGRIKDLVIIDGRNHYPQDLEYSAQEASKALRTGYVAAFSVPANQLPKEVFDNPHAGIKYDPDDASEQLVIVAERAAGSHKLDYQPIADDIRAAIAVRHGVTVRDLLLVQSGTIPRTSSGKIGHRACRAAYLDGSLRSGVGSPTAFASSTD; encoded by the coding sequence ATGGTGTACCACAACCCGTTCATCGTGAATGGAAAGATCAAGTTCCCGGACAACACGAACTTGGTCAAGCACGTTGAGAAATGGGCGAAGGTTCGCGGTGACAAGCTCGCCTACCGGTTCCTGGACTTCTCCACCGAGCGCGACGGCGTCGCCTGCGACATCTCCTGGTCGGAGTTCAGCGCCCGCAACCGTGCCGTGGGCGCCCGGCTGCAGCAGGTCACCCAGCCCGAAGACCGCATCGCCGTGCTCTGCCCGCAGAACCTGAACTACCTCGTCGCCCTCTTCGGCGCGCTGTATGCCGGCCGGATCGCGGTGCCGCTGTTCGACCCGAGCGAGCCGGGCCACGTCGGCCGCCTGCACGCCGTGCTCGACGACTGCACCCCGTCGACGATCCTGACCACCACCGAGGCCGCCGAGGGCGTCCGCAAGTTCATCCGCGCCCGTTCGGCCAAGGAGCGCCCCCGCGTCATCGCCGTCGACGCGGTGCCCAACGAGGTCGCGTCGACCTGGGAGCCGCCGGAAGCCACCGAGAACACCATCGCTTACCTGCAGTACACCTCCGGATCCACCCGCACCCCGACCGGTGTGGCGATCACCCACCTGAACCTGCCCACCAACGTGCTGCAGGTGCTCAACGGCCTGGAAGGCAAGGAGGCCGACCGCGGCCTGTCCTGGCTGCCGTTCTTCCACGACATGGGGCTGATCACCGCGCTGCTGTCGCCGGTGATCGGGCACAACTTCACCTTCATGACGCCGGCCGCCTTCGTGCGCCGGCCCGGCCGGTGGATCCGCGAGATGGCGCGCAAGCCCGAGGACGCCCCGGACTGCGAGGTCATCACCGTGGCGCCGAACTTCGCGTTCGAGCACGCGGCCGTGCGCGGGGTGCCCAAGGAGGGCGAGCCGCCGCTGGACCTGAGCAACGTCAAGGCGATCCTGAACGGCAGCGAGCCGGTGTCCCCGGCGTCGATGCGCAAGTTCTACGAGGCGTTCTCGCCCTACGGCCTGCGCGAGACCGCGATCAAGCCTTCCTACGGATTGGCCGAGGCGACGCTGTTCGTCTCCACCACGCCGATGGACGAGGCCCCCACCGTCATCCACGTCGACCGCGACGAGCTGAACAAGCAGCGCTTCGTCGAGGTGCCCGCCGATTCGCCGAAGGCCGTTCCGCAGGTTTCCGCCGGCATCATCGGCGTGGACGAGTGGGCCGTCATCGTCGACCCGGAGACCGCCAGCGAGCTGCCCGACGGCCAGATCGGCGAGATCTGGCTGCACGGAAACAACCTGGGCATCGGCTACTGGGGCAAGGAAGAAGAGACCAACGACGTCTTCCGCAACATCCTCAAGTCGCGGATCAGCCAGTCGCACGCCGAGGGCGCCCCCGACGACGGCATGTGGGTCAAGACCGGCGACTACGGCACGTACCACAAGGGTCACCTCTACATCGCGGGCCGCATCAAGGACCTGGTCATCATCGACGGCCGCAACCACTACCCGCAGGACCTCGAATACTCGGCACAGGAAGCCAGCAAGGCGCTGCGCACCGGTTACGTGGCCGCCTTCTCGGTGCCGGCCAACCAGCTGCCGAAGGAAGTGTTCGACAACCCGCACGCCGGCATCAAGTACGACCCCGACGACGCCTCCGAGCAGCTGGTGATCGTCGCCGAGCGCGCCGCCGGCTCGCACAAGCTGGACTACCAGCCCATCGCCGACGACATCCGGGCCGCGATCGCCGTGCGCCACGGCGTCACCGTCCGCGACCTGCTGCTGGTGCAGTCGGGAACGATCCCGCGTACCTCCAGCGGCAAGATCGGGCACCGCGCCTGCCGCGCGGCTTACCTCGACGGCAGTCTGCGAAGCGGCGTCGGTTCCCCGACGGCCTTCGCCAGCTCCACTGACTGA
- the culp6 gene encoding carboxylesterase Culp6, translating to MAKSARRKRQRTLALIAALSVAAVVFLAILAAVTLLRGHQSEPSAVPPGVLPPTSTTTHPHKPRPASQDSSCPDVLLVNVPGTWESAVQDDPANPVQFPNALLHKVTATLTQQFPSSRVQSYTTPYTAQFHNPLSGDTQMSYNASRAEGTRATVQAMTDMNTKCPLTSYVLMGFSQGAVIAGDIASDIGNGRGPVDDDLVLGVTLIADGRRQMGVGNDIGPNPPGQGAEVTLHEVPILSGMGLTMTGARPGGFGDLNGKTNEICAPGDLICAAPEEAFSIANLPTTLNTLAGGAGQPVHALYATTQCWSIDGAPATDWTLNWAHGLIANAPQPKHG from the coding sequence ATGGCTAAAAGCGCGCGGCGTAAGCGCCAACGCACCCTCGCCTTGATCGCTGCGCTCTCGGTCGCGGCCGTCGTCTTCCTCGCCATCCTGGCCGCGGTGACGCTGCTGCGCGGCCATCAGTCCGAGCCCAGCGCGGTGCCGCCCGGGGTCCTGCCCCCGACGTCGACGACGACGCACCCGCACAAGCCGCGGCCCGCCTCTCAGGACTCGTCGTGCCCGGATGTGTTGCTGGTCAACGTTCCCGGAACGTGGGAGTCCGCCGTGCAGGACGACCCCGCCAACCCCGTCCAATTCCCCAACGCGCTGCTGCACAAGGTGACCGCGACCCTCACCCAGCAGTTCCCGTCGTCGCGGGTGCAGTCCTACACCACCCCGTACACCGCGCAGTTCCACAATCCGCTGAGCGGCGACACCCAGATGTCCTACAACGCCAGCCGCGCCGAGGGCACCCGGGCGACGGTGCAGGCGATGACCGACATGAACACCAAGTGCCCGCTGACCAGTTACGTGCTGATGGGCTTCTCGCAGGGCGCGGTGATCGCGGGCGACATCGCCAGCGATATCGGCAACGGCCGCGGCCCGGTGGACGACGACCTGGTGCTGGGTGTGACGTTGATCGCGGACGGCCGTCGCCAGATGGGTGTCGGCAACGACATCGGGCCCAACCCGCCGGGGCAGGGCGCCGAGGTGACGTTGCACGAGGTGCCCATCCTGTCCGGGATGGGTCTGACGATGACCGGCGCGCGCCCCGGCGGCTTCGGTGACCTCAACGGCAAGACCAACGAGATCTGCGCGCCGGGCGACCTGATCTGCGCCGCTCCGGAGGAGGCGTTCAGCATCGCCAACCTGCCGACCACGCTGAACACCCTGGCCGGCGGCGCCGGTCAGCCGGTCCACGCGCTGTACGCCACGACGCAGTGCTGGAGCATCGACGGGGCGCCCGCGACCGACTGGACGCTCAACTGGGCTCACGGTCTGATCGCGAATGCGCCACAACCGAAACACGGATGA
- a CDS encoding esterase family protein — protein MRGMSALFRVFCVAVLAVGLAFALQTAATVGKARAAGYESLMVPSAAMGRDIPVAFMAGGPHAVYLLDAFNAAPDVSNWVTAGNAMNTLGGKGISVVAPAGGAWSMYTNWEQDGSKQWDTFLSSELPDWLAANKGLAPGGHAAVGASQGGYAAMALAAFHPDRFGMAGSLSGFLYPSSTNYNGAILAGLQQFGGVDGNGMWGAPQLGRWKWHDPYVHASLLAQNNTRVWVWSPTNMGGDDAAMIGQAGAAMGSSREFYQQYRSNGGHNGHFDFPGGGDNGWGSWSGQLGAMSGDIVGAIR, from the coding sequence GTGCGGGGTATGTCGGCGCTTTTCCGGGTGTTCTGCGTAGCCGTGCTGGCCGTCGGGTTGGCCTTCGCGCTGCAGACCGCCGCGACGGTCGGCAAAGCCAGGGCGGCGGGCTACGAAAGCCTGATGGTTCCGTCGGCGGCGATGGGTCGCGACATCCCGGTGGCCTTCATGGCCGGCGGCCCGCACGCGGTCTACCTGCTCGACGCCTTCAACGCCGCCCCGGACGTGAGCAACTGGGTCACCGCCGGTAACGCGATGAACACGCTCGGCGGAAAGGGCATCTCGGTGGTGGCCCCGGCCGGCGGCGCGTGGAGCATGTACACCAACTGGGAGCAGGACGGCAGCAAGCAGTGGGACACGTTCCTGTCCAGCGAGCTGCCCGACTGGCTGGCCGCCAACAAGGGCCTGGCGCCCGGCGGACACGCCGCCGTCGGCGCCTCCCAGGGTGGCTACGCCGCGATGGCGCTGGCCGCATTCCACCCCGACCGGTTCGGCATGGCCGGATCGCTGTCCGGGTTCCTCTACCCGTCGAGCACCAACTACAACGGCGCGATCCTGGCGGGCCTGCAGCAGTTCGGCGGCGTCGACGGCAACGGCATGTGGGGAGCCCCGCAGCTGGGCCGGTGGAAGTGGCACGACCCCTACGTGCATGCCTCGCTGCTGGCGCAGAACAACACCCGGGTGTGGGTGTGGAGCCCGACCAACATGGGCGGCGACGACGCCGCGATGATCGGGCAGGCCGGTGCGGCGATGGGTAGCTCGCGCGAGTTCTATCAGCAGTACCGCAGCAACGGCGGGCACAACGGCCACTTCGACTTCCCCGGCGGCGGCGACAACGGCTGGGGCTCGTGGTCGGGGCAGCTGGGCGCCATGTCGGGCGACATCGTCGGCGCCATCCGCTAG